One Schistocerca gregaria isolate iqSchGreg1 unplaced genomic scaffold, iqSchGreg1.2 ptg000716l, whole genome shotgun sequence genomic region harbors:
- the LOC126320367 gene encoding uncharacterized protein LOC126320367 has translation MSGGLDIESSSPYDLNKSQRISCFDVHPTLTSTIQIADKSKDAQHYKDSGDACTFGDHVFDILPCGEENSPPFSHRGQIEVQKNDISSREQRSQELRYETSARQYERISRKIDVPCSVEVTDEDLESDITRLILSGRRRALATHQASEVEKEVLTCYRENVKLKVRQKKLEQTVNRLQMQIKLQDSEKESFASELGALKLKYQDAAALLEKYEGKAKNWERQVEKLEEQVESYNLMKKKLSEFRLAYEKLERQLCSEKEKSKSLQKQLDKANSDLQQLKHTRNKELSHFQEFQRETEKRINEKLTLERTRTQEISDSIKTKLEAEFCRQVQLLEEKRSEELKKQNLKSERNYQVLQKKLEKQVSDATAKKIQLEFTENQLKVSKDKIAELTMKLASCEINCNQKQLALNHAYEQIERLTSRTKLKKIDFA, from the exons ATGAGCGGTGGATTGGACATCGAATCCAGCAGCCCCTACGAtctcaacaagagtcagc GTATCTCTTGCTTTGATGTGCACCCAACCTTGACGAGCACCATTCAGATTGCCGACAAATCGAAAGACGCTCAACATTACAAAGACTCTGGAGATGCATGCACCTTTGGTGACCACGTCTTCGACATTCTTCCATGCGGCGAAGAAAACTCGCCTCCTTTCTCGCACCGCGGCCAAATTGAAGTCCAGAAGAATGACATTTCCTCTAGAGAACAACGCTCACAAGAGCTCAGATACGAGACGAGCGCGCGTCAATACGAAAGAATATCGAGAAAAATA GATGTCCCGTGCAGCGTAGAGGTAACAGACGAGGACCTGGAGTCCGACATTACCAGGTTGATTTTGAGCGGAAGGAGGAGGGCACTCGCTACGCATCAAGCGTCCGAAGTCGAAAAAGAAGTATTGACGTGTTACAGAGAAAACGTTAAATTGAAGGTGAGACAAAAAAAGCTAGAACAGACGGTCAACCGTCTGCAAATGCAAATAAAACTCCAAGATTCAGAAAAAGAGTCATTTGCGTCTGAGCTTGGAGCCTTGAAACTCAAGTATCAAGACGCCGCCGCTCTCCTTGAAAAATACGAGGGAAAGGCGAAAAATTGGGAGAGGCAAGTTGAAAAGCTCGAAGAACAAGTTGAGTCATACAATTTGATGAAAAAGAAGCTTTCTGAATTCAGGTTGGCATATGAGAAATTGGAAAGACAGCTTTGCTCAGAAAAGGAAAAGAGCAAAAGTTTACAAAAGCAATTGGATAAAGCGAATTCCGATCTGCAACAGCTAAAACATACCAGAAATAAAGAATTATCTCATTTtcaagaatttcaaagagaaacaGAAAAACGCATCAATGAAAAGTTAACACTCGAGCGCACCCGTACCCAGGAAATCTCGGATTCAATCAAGACCAAACTCGAAGCTGAATTCTGTCGACAAGTtcaattattagaagaaaaaagatCGGAAGAACTGAAAAAACAAAATCTTAAATCAGAAAGAAACTACCAAGTCTTGcaaaagaaactagagaaacaagtCAGCGATGCAACGGCAAAAAAAATCCAGCTAGAATTCACGGAGAACCAACTCAAGGTGTCAAAAGATAAGATCGCTGAATTGACGATGAAATTAGCAAGTTGCGAGATTAACTGTAATCAAAAACAGCTGGCACTTAACCATGCGTACGAGCAGATCGAAAGACTTACCTCAAGAACAAagcttaaaaaaattgattttgctTAA
- the LOC126320362 gene encoding uncharacterized protein LOC126320362, whose translation MCYALTKRVALASAVDHCVKSAFTGPNETNLIVAKACFIQIYLLHPDEQLDGLEDFCDEVAKATRLKLVYETMLFGNVEAMASIRLFGHATDALILCFADCRVSIVEWDASKHKMDIVSMHRFDPNVFSKQGPSQHLIPPRVIVDYERRCACVLVCDCFVAVIPFIDTRGASNSIQSTKNLEAGSEPAASKVPARGGKKAYYPPSYVVRLPDYGVKNAKDIKFMHGYYEPALMILYEPVGSWIGRCSIFGDSASVAIITLNMPMQKSMLVWSVDHLPYNCYRICPLRSPGGACILSPNAILYLDHSSRYRLSLNKFGDDNVTHQSAGKFVSEASPLTLSLDNAQYTFLNDYTVLLSISSGHLVMMSIVSDGRTVTHIDLHCLGSSILVSCLCVLSEKYLFLGARLADSLLMVYRSVVDASERVSDKKRLATTPVEVVAEEGSPDAGSAYAQYSELIDEEDFEEGVVKVLKSMQLSKLTLQGQTQRYIKWEVEAVESLICIAPLGDYTFKPIVKDEALYEHSETKEYELIACSGIDKSGALTIIRHGIRPVVVSSVDLADCNAIWTLYCESGESHGLGDGGEGRGEGEASGRAAEFSRAERFQKYIFLAQSGSTVVLEVGDDNITIASGVPDIVRNTSLNAGNVAGGRLIVQVQYYCILLLDGLRVVQVREVPEGRYVVWSDISDPYVAVLLDSGVVQLYELDESLDSLDLARGPPELCEKVTMLALFRDKSNVVGFNLLTAEARSRVCELPDEVDDLEGQVEGSHILDEEEYVEMCNDPIEIVLYGGIGARQHAKKKEKMPSRTNWESKVFPSSELVRPTYLALTYESGTLEFYRISTFECVYRCAGLNNGRQRLEHDNDPSLYWTFSEVVGKQEDMPIVVDLRIESVGSKCSLPFLIACLDDGNILVYHCYFYEDLLVDESVLPIRFVRVSLPTVAFNTVYSFHQQGDAPADQHDDIKILSLQKREWVYSRIHPFFNLSGFSGFFITGDFPMWIFCERDYPRMQRLVGEGSIHAWAPINSAGCPNGFIYTTSGRFKFAYLDPSWNVECTGGGTSVFRIPLRMTPYSIAYDSEENTVAVVLSNRYVDMTRYLLSNPDLPKKDSAPAHLDLRLPPIFEEKYELHLIDPSIWETTDVYALLPEECGIVRLLSLDYYTHADRRPKRMNFLVLATAIVRGEDVLCKGRIVVFDIVNQLSSSSPTRAQLNLKFSKERRSPVSSIDCVNGILIASEGRQIYLYQLRANEGLYPIAFFDVQLSTVDISVIKNYILLGDIHRSIRLLRWMDPLKNLQLLAKDYDKFNVLGTTMILQQEKLSLVASDDRGNIYLYVYDPEDFKSLDGTKLICQGDFYYGTLSKCMVRFQARPLPGERKDADLDIGTFLGGLDGSLAYMIPISDHVFAVLRKIESRLVEQLEHTAGLHPYAFRLTRPAYRLTHTHVRAVLDGELLFKFVQLERTKQDEIAQASGSTTERVLDYLAQGMFQAGVLLAASEEKARKKCTYFFLAYCRKYGLWSIFKQVFFPYDAYYVIRGFIACGFFQDCEWFCQRYQTSSQFMVSHLQGRRSLQRRQLRADGGAAHKKKRERERERERVHTSGFFERLPSGMPLRAQFVSIWISPCSSMASHSGGVFWHLRGIWIMEIYKCVFFFSMVQSFFMAHVHFFSCWRDTRAIIYRFCRELGVCGSWLVVVV comes from the exons ATGTGCTATGCACTCACCAAGCGAGTTGCGCTAGCCAGTGCAGTTGATCACTGTGTAAAGTCGGCATTCACAGGTCCGAATGAGACGAATCTGATAGTGGCGAAGGCTTGTTTCATCCAAATTTACCTTCTTCACCCGGATGAACAG cTCGATGGATTGGAAGATTTTTGCGACGAGGTAGCCAAGGCCACCAGGTTGAAGCTGGTGTATGAGACGATGCTGTTTGGAAACGTCGAGGCCATGGCTTCAATTCGACTATTTGGGCACGCCACCGATGCCCTAATCCTGTGCTTCGCCGATTGCAGAGTTTCTATTGTGGAGTGGGACGCTTCAAAGCACAAAATGGATATCGTTTCGATGCACCGGTTCGATCCCAACGTTTTTTCAAAG caaGGTCCTAGCCAGCACCTGATTCCCCCCAGAGTGATCGTTGACTACGAGAGGAGGTGTGCATGTGTTTTGGTGTGCGATTGCTTTGTGGCGGTGATTCCTTTCATCGACACGCGCGGCGCGTCGAACAGCATACAGTCGACCAAGAACCTAGAAGCTGGGTCCGAGCCGGCGGCCTCCAAGGTGCCTGCGAGGGGCGGCAAGAAGGCGTACTACCCGCCGTCTTACGTGGTGCGTTTGCCGGACTATGGAGTTAAAAATGCCAAGGATATTAAGTTTATGCATGGCTATTATGAGCCGGCGCTGATGATATTGTACGAACCCGTGGGGAGTTGGATAGGTCGGTGTTCTATATTTGGAGATAGTGCGTCAGTAGCGATTATCACGTTGAACATGCCTATGCAGAAGTCGATGTTGGTTTGGTCGGTTGATCACCTTCCGTACAATTGTTATCGGATTTGCCCGCTGCGTTCTCCTGGGGGGGCATGCATTTTGTCGCCGAACGCGATTTTATATTTGGACCACTCTTCGAGGTACAGGTTGTCGCTGAACAAGTTTGGAGACGATAACGTTACCCACCAGAGCGCTGGCAAGTTCGTTTCGGAGGCATCGCCTTTGACGTTGTCTTTAGACAATGCGCAATACACGTTTTTGAACGACTATACGGTTTTGTTGTCTATTTCGTCTGGTCACCTCGTCATGATGAGCATTGTGTCGGACGGCCGCACGGTGACGCACATCGACTTGCACTGTCTGGGGAGCTCCATTTTGGTATCGTGTCTGTGTGTGTTATCGGAAAAGTACTTGTTTTTGGGCGCTCGTTTGGCAGATTCGTTGTTGATGGTGTACCGGTCTGTGGTTGACGCGTCTGAGCGAGTTAGCGACAAGAAGCGCTTGGCCACGACGCCGGTGGAGGTGGTTGCCGAGGAGGGGTCTCCCGACGCGGGGTCCGCCTACGCGCAGTATTCGGAGCTGATTGACGAGGAGGATTTCGAAGAGGGCGTCGTCAAGGTGTTGAAGTCGATGCAGTTGAGCAAGCTGACGTTGCAGGGACAGACTCAGAGGTACATTAAGTGGGAGGTTGAGGCGGTTGAGTCTTTGATTTGCATTGCGCCACTCGGTGATTACACGTTCAAGCCGATTGTCAAGGATGAGGCGTTGTACGAACATTCTGAGACCAAGGAGTACGAATTGATTGCCTGCAGTGGGATCGACAAGAGCGGAGCGCTCACAATTATAAGGCACGGCATCAGACCTGTCGTGGTGAGTTCGGTGGATTTGGCAGATTGCAACGCGATTTGGACGTTGTATTGCGAGTCGGGTGAGTCGCACGGCTTGGGCGATGGTGGAGAGGGGCGGGGCGAGGGGGAGGCGTCCGGTCGAGCCGCGGAGTTTTCTCGCGCTGAGAGGTTTCAAAAGTACATTTTTCTTGCACAGTCCGGCTCGACGGTTGTTTTGGAGGTCGGAGACGACAACATTACGATTGCGAGCGGCGTGCCCGACATCGTTCGCAACACGTCTTTGAACGCGGGGAACGTTGCAGGCGGTCGTCTGATCGTGCAAGTTCAGTATTACTGCATTTTGCTGTTAGATGGTTTGCGAGTGGTACAAGTTCGAGAGGTGCCGGAAGGTCGGTACGTGGTTTGGAGCGATATTTCGGACCCGTACGTGGCCGTATTGTTGGACAGCGGCGTGGTGCAGCTCTACGAGTTGGACGAGTCTTTGGATTCTTTGGACTTGGCGCGCGGTCCGCCCGAGTTGTGCGAGAAGGTGACGATGTTGGCGCTGTTTCGAGACAAGAGCAACGTGGTCGGGTTCAACTTGCTGACTGCGGAGGCGCGTTCCAGGGTTTGCGAGTTGCCCGACGAGGTCGACGACTTGGAGGGCCAAGTCGAAGGGAGTCACATTTTGGACGAGGAGGAGTACGTGGAAATGTGTAACGACCCCATAGAGATCGTTTTGTATGGCGGGATTGGTGCTCGACAGCACGCCAAGAAGAAGGAGAAAATGCCGAGCAGGACGAATTGGGAGTCCAAGGTCTTTCCCTCGTCCGAGCTGGTGAGGCCGACTTACCTCGCGCTGACGTACGAAAGCGGGACGCTCGAATTTTACCGGATCTCGACGTTCGAATGTGTGTACAGGTGTGCGGGTCTCAATAACGGTCGCCAGCGTTTGGAGCACGACAACGACCCGAGTCTTTATTGGACATTTAGCGAGGTcgttggcaagcaagaagacatgCCGATCGTCGTTGATTTGCGCATTGAGTCGGTTGGCTCGAAGTGCAGTCTTCCGTTTTTGATCGCGTGCTTGGACGACGGGAACATTTTGGTCTATCACTGTTATTTTTACGAAGATCTTTTGGTTGATGAGTCGGTTCTGCCGATTCGTTTCGTTCGCGTGTCGCTGCCCACGGTCGCGTTTAACACGGTTTATTCGTTTCACCAACAGGGAGACGCGCCCGCCGACCAGCACGACGACATCAAGATTTTGTCTTTGCAGAAGCGCGAATGGGTTTATTCAAGAATTCATCCGTTTTTCAACCTTTCAGGGTTTTCCGGATTTTTCATTACCGGCGACTTCCCGATGTGGATATTTTGCGAGCGCGACTACCCGCGCATGCAGCGCCTCGTAGGAGAGGGGTCCATCCACGCCTGGGCGCCGATCAACAGCGCGGGATGTCCCAACGGATTCATTTACACGACTTCAGGCCGCTTCAAGTTCGCCTATTTAGACCCTTCCTGGAACGTTGAGTGCACGGGCGGGGGGACGTCCGTCTTCCGCATTCCCCTGCGCATGACGCCCTACTCGATTGCCTACGACTCCGAGGAGAACACCGTCGCGGTCGTGCTTTCCAATCGATACGTCGACATGACCAGGTATCTGCTTTCCAACCCCGACTTGCCCAAGAAGGACTCGGCTCCCGCTCACCTCGATTTGCGCCTTCCCCCTATATTCGAAGAGAAATACGAGCTGCATTTGATCGATCCGTCCATTTGGGAGACGACCGACGTCTACGCGCTTCTGCCCGAGGAATGCGGCATCGTGCGACTGCTTTCTCTCGACTACTACACCCACGCGGACCGCCGTCCGAAGCGCATGAACTTCCTAGTGCTCGCCACGGCGATCGTTCGCGGAGAGGACGTACTTTGCAAGGGTCGAATCGTGGTCTTCGATATCGTCAACCAACTTTCTTCGTCGTCCCCGACTCGAGCCCAGCTCAACCTGAAGTTCTCCAAAGAGCGCCGCAGTCCAGTGTCTTCCATCGACTGCGTCAACGGCATTCTGATCGCCTCCGAAGGAAGGCAAATTTACCTGTACCAACTTCGCGCCAACGAAGGTCTCTATCCCATCGCCTTCTTCGACGTCCAACTCTCCACCGTCGACATTTCCGTGATCAAGAACTACATCCTGCTCGGCGACATCCACCGAAGCATTCGCCTACTTCGCTGGATGGACCCGCTCAAGAACCTTCAGCTGCTCGCCAAGGACTACGACAAGTTCAACGTCCTCGGCACAACCATGATCCTGCAACAAGAGAAGCTCTCACTCGTCGCCTCGGACGACCGCGGGAACATCTACCTATACGTCTACGACCCCGAGGACTTCAAGTCGCTAGACGGCACAAAACTAATCTGTCAAGGGGATTTTTATTACGGTACACTTTCGAAATGCATGGTTCGCTTTCAAGCGCGTCCCCTTCCCGGCGAGCGAAAGGATGCCGACCTCGACATCGGAACATTCCTCGGAGGGTTAGACGGCAGTCTCGCCTACATGATACCTATATCGGACCACGTGTTCGCTGTCCTTCGAAAAATAGAGTCGAGGCTCGTCGAGCAGCTGGAGCACACGGCGGGGCTCCACCCATACGCCTTTCGCCTGACCCGCCCGGCCTATCGTCTCACTCACACTCACGTCAGGGCTGTGCTGGACGGCGAGCTGCTCTTCAAGTTCGTCCAGCTGGAGAGAACCAAACAGGACGAAATTGCGCAAGCTTCCGGATCCACGACGGAGCGCGTCCTGGACTATCTCGCCCAAGGCATGTTCCAAGCGGGGGTACTACTAGCCGCGTCGGAGGAGAAAGCGCGAAAAAAATGTACGTATTTCTTTTTAGCCTATTGTAGGAAGTATGGTCTTTGGTCTATTTTTAAACAGGTATTTTTTCCTTATGATGCCTATTACGTCATAAGAGGTTTTATCGCCTGTGGATTTTTTCAGGACtgcgaatggttttgccagcgttACCAGACTTCCTCTCAGTTCATGGTTTCCCACCTTCAGGGTCGCCGATCCCTGCAACGGCGTCAGTTACGCGCGGATGGGGGGGCGgcgcacaaaaaaaaaagagagagagagagagagagagagagagtacacacGTCTGGGTTTTTTGAGAGACTGCCCAGCGGGATGCCGTTGAGAGCGCAGTTCGTTTCGATTTGGATTTCTCCTTGCAGCTCTATGGCTAGCCATTCTGGCGGCGTTTTTTGGCACTTAAGAGGTATTTGGATCATGGAGAtttacaaatgtgtgttttttttttcaatggtaCAAAGTTTTTTCATGGCCCATGTTCACTTTTTTTCCTGTTGGAGAGATACGCGCGCCATAATTTATCGATTCTGTCGAGAGTTGGGTGTCTGTGGATCCTGGCTGGTCGTTGTGGTTTGA
- the LOC126320357 gene encoding leishmanolysin homolog isoform X2, which produces MASGHVCIHDTLRREHRERSWQDATTRSGEVSKQKYMDLGQSSDGNEEKEWMPLRILPLYLLAQEDLDSGLAKLWLSSNALTSQGLERRTEVVGVLNRALMYLSSLLNVKRDRINARVLERPIELESDVEGFANKSREANFIVIVTAMGISMKGVEAYSMMVDKGEIDGRPMLGWVNLNPDTLFVSEDGDFPRSDYIALTFLHEVTHLLGFNVQCFEEREIVGNYHRIGGGQPKQSVMYIKSKRVLKFVKDHFGCANLPGAFLEDNGEEGTFSSHWEKSMYLDEYMIGDAGPEARVTRLTIAALEDLGWYRYTGARLDALVWGAKAGCKMATTFGCSAWPASYSCSTLGVVRCAKTLGGYGPCVEDSNSYLIGEGCRYYKPFYSCSEGDRITETGPSETHSVCIESYIPSAKGSTGILTCRNAVCTSDRRVMIEYNKNYFSCESLNNQRLADVGYISCSEDRSALCSGQDIDVWPSLTDVNPKKAPPSTNVVITGSELSPDGRLDIGGPCQYVGPVGNGKLVFSLPNAEVWRKRLVRHRKFDVLYIDPYGRSDILAQAFEPMLNAGFLTRAQWWAEDNVITVIAVGAIIITFIVLVLKYYFN; this is translated from the exons ATGGCGTCCGGACACGTATGCATCCACGACACTCTTAGGAGGGAGCACCGGGAAAGATCCTGGCAAGACGCAACGACCAGGAGTGGCGAGGTTTCGAAGCAAAAGTACATGGATTTAGGTCAAAGCAGCGACGGCAACGAGGAGAAGGAGTGGATGCCTCTGAGGATTTTGCCACTGTATTTGCTGGCGCAAGAGGACCTTGATAGTGGCCTCGCCAAGCTGTGGCTCAGTTCCAACGCTCTAACGTCTCAGGGGCTCGAAAGGAGGACGGAGGTGGTGGGTGTGTTGAACAGGGCGCTGATGTACCTGTCGAGCCTGCTGAACGTGAAGAGAGACAGGATCAACGCCAGGGTTCTGGAAAGGCCGATCGAACTTGAAAGTGATGT CGAGGGGTTTGCGAACAAGTCGAGGGAGGCGAATTTTATTGTGATTGTGACGGCGATGGGGATAAGCATGAAGGGGGTGGAGGCCTATTCCATGATGGTTGACAAGGGAGAGATAGACGGGAGGCCCATGCTTGGGTGGGTGAACTTGAACCCGGACACGTTGTTCGTGAGCGAGGACGGGGACTTCCCCAGGTCCGATTACATAGCCTTGACGTTTTTGCACGAGGTGACGCACCTGCTGGGATTCAACGTGCAGTGTTTTGAGGAGAGGGAGATAGTTGGAAATTATCACAGGATAGGGGGCGGCCAGCCCAAGCAGAGCGTGATGTACATCAAGTCGAAGAGGGTGTTGAAGTTCGTGAAGGACCATTTTGGCTGCGCGAACTTGCCTGGCGCGTTCTTGGAGGACAACGGGGAGGAGGGGACGTTTTCTTCCCACTGGGAGAAGTCGATGTACTTGGACGAGTACATGATAGGGGACGCGGGTCCTGAGGCCAGGGTGACCAGACTGACGATAGCGGCGCTGGAGGACCTGGGGTGGTACCGATACACGGGCGCGAGGTTGGACGCGTTGGTGTGGGGTGCGAAGGCGGGGTGCAAGATGGCCACGACGTTCGGGTGTAGCGCGTGGCCGGCGAGCTATTCGTGCAGCACGCTCGGGGTCGTGAGGTGTGCTAAGACGCTGGGTGGATACGGGCCGTGCGTTGAGGACTCGAATTCGTATTTGATTGGAGAGGGGTGTCGATATTACAAGCCGTTTTACTCCTGCAGCGAGGGGGATCGCATCACGGAGACGGGGCCTTCGGAAACTCACTCGGTGTGTATAGAGTCGTACATTCCGAGTGCGAAGGGGAGCACAGGCATATTGACGTGTCGAAATGCGGTCTGTACGTCGGATAGAAGAGTCATGATCGAGTACAACAAGAACTACTTCTCCTGCGAGTCGTTGAACAATCAGAGACTCGCGGACGTCGGGTACATCTCTTGCTCGGAGGACCGAAGTGCGCTCTGCTCGGGGCAGGACATCGACGTGTGGCCGAGCTTGACCGACGTGAATCCCAAGAAGGCGCCTCCAAGCACGAACGTTGTCATCACGGGGTCGGAGCTTTCGCCGGACGGCCGCCTGGACATCGGTGGCCCGTGCCAATACGTGGGGCCGGTGGGCAACGGCAAACTCGTGTTCTCGCTCCCAAACGCGGAGGTCTGGAGGAAAAGACTGGTCCGTCACCGGAAGTTCGACGTACTGTACATAGACCCGTACGGCAGGAGCGACATACTGGCGCAGGCATTCGAGCCCATGCTGAACGCCGGGTTTCTGACAAGAGCACAGTGGTGGGCAGAAGACAACGTGATTACAGTGATTGCGGTCGGCGCAATCATTATCACCTTTATTGTTTTAGTGTTGAAGTACTATTTCAACTAG
- the LOC126320357 gene encoding uncharacterized protein LOC126320357 isoform X1 yields MQTSVLLGALLTICLCCGEMASGHVCIHDTLRREHRERSWQDATTRSGEVSKQKYMDLGQSSDGNEEKEWMPLRILPLYLLAQEDLDSGLAKLWLSSNALTSQGLERRTEVVGVLNRALMYLSSLLNVKRDRINARVLERPIELESDVYIQFSEGFANKSREANFIVIVTAMGISMKGVEAYSMMVDKGEIDGRPMLGWVNLNPDTLFVSEDGDFPRSDYIALTFLHEVTHLLGFNVQCFEEREIVGNYHRIGGGQPKQSVMYIKSKRVLKFVKDHFGCANLPGAFLEDNGEEGTFSSHWEKSMYLDEYMIGDAGPEARVTRLTIAALEDLGWYRYTGARLDALVWGAKAGCKMATTFGCSAWPASYSCSTLGVVRCAKTLGGYGPCVEDSNSYLIGEGCRYYKPFYSCSEGDRITETGPSETHSVCIESYIPSAKGSTGILTCRNAVCTSDRRVMIEYNKNYFSCESLNNQRLADVGYISCSEDRSALCSGQDIDVWPSLTDVNPKKAPPSTNVVITGSELSPDGRLDIGGPCQYVGPVGNGKLVFSLPNAEVWRKRLVRHRKFDVLYIDPYGRSDILAQAFEPMLNAGFLTRAQWWAEDNVITVIAVGAIIITFIVLVLKYYFN; encoded by the exons ATGCAGACGAGCGTATTGTTGGGCGCGCTTTTGACAATATGTTTGTGTTGTGGGGAGATGGCGTCCGGACACGTATGCATCCACGACACTCTTAGGAGGGAGCACCGGGAAAGATCCTGGCAAGACGCAACGACCAGGAGTGGCGAGGTTTCGAAGCAAAAGTACATGGATTTAGGTCAAAGCAGCGACGGCAACGAGGAGAAGGAGTGGATGCCTCTGAGGATTTTGCCACTGTATTTGCTGGCGCAAGAGGACCTTGATAGTGGCCTCGCCAAGCTGTGGCTCAGTTCCAACGCTCTAACGTCTCAGGGGCTCGAAAGGAGGACGGAGGTGGTGGGTGTGTTGAACAGGGCGCTGATGTACCTGTCGAGCCTGCTGAACGTGAAGAGAGACAGGATCAACGCCAGGGTTCTGGAAAGGCCGATCGAACTTGAAAGTGATGT ttacatACAGTTTAGCGAGGGGTTTGCGAACAAGTCGAGGGAGGCGAATTTTATTGTGATTGTGACGGCGATGGGGATAAGCATGAAGGGGGTGGAGGCCTATTCCATGATGGTTGACAAGGGAGAGATAGACGGGAGGCCCATGCTTGGGTGGGTGAACTTGAACCCGGACACGTTGTTCGTGAGCGAGGACGGGGACTTCCCCAGGTCCGATTACATAGCCTTGACGTTTTTGCACGAGGTGACGCACCTGCTGGGATTCAACGTGCAGTGTTTTGAGGAGAGGGAGATAGTTGGAAATTATCACAGGATAGGGGGCGGCCAGCCCAAGCAGAGCGTGATGTACATCAAGTCGAAGAGGGTGTTGAAGTTCGTGAAGGACCATTTTGGCTGCGCGAACTTGCCTGGCGCGTTCTTGGAGGACAACGGGGAGGAGGGGACGTTTTCTTCCCACTGGGAGAAGTCGATGTACTTGGACGAGTACATGATAGGGGACGCGGGTCCTGAGGCCAGGGTGACCAGACTGACGATAGCGGCGCTGGAGGACCTGGGGTGGTACCGATACACGGGCGCGAGGTTGGACGCGTTGGTGTGGGGTGCGAAGGCGGGGTGCAAGATGGCCACGACGTTCGGGTGTAGCGCGTGGCCGGCGAGCTATTCGTGCAGCACGCTCGGGGTCGTGAGGTGTGCTAAGACGCTGGGTGGATACGGGCCGTGCGTTGAGGACTCGAATTCGTATTTGATTGGAGAGGGGTGTCGATATTACAAGCCGTTTTACTCCTGCAGCGAGGGGGATCGCATCACGGAGACGGGGCCTTCGGAAACTCACTCGGTGTGTATAGAGTCGTACATTCCGAGTGCGAAGGGGAGCACAGGCATATTGACGTGTCGAAATGCGGTCTGTACGTCGGATAGAAGAGTCATGATCGAGTACAACAAGAACTACTTCTCCTGCGAGTCGTTGAACAATCAGAGACTCGCGGACGTCGGGTACATCTCTTGCTCGGAGGACCGAAGTGCGCTCTGCTCGGGGCAGGACATCGACGTGTGGCCGAGCTTGACCGACGTGAATCCCAAGAAGGCGCCTCCAAGCACGAACGTTGTCATCACGGGGTCGGAGCTTTCGCCGGACGGCCGCCTGGACATCGGTGGCCCGTGCCAATACGTGGGGCCGGTGGGCAACGGCAAACTCGTGTTCTCGCTCCCAAACGCGGAGGTCTGGAGGAAAAGACTGGTCCGTCACCGGAAGTTCGACGTACTGTACATAGACCCGTACGGCAGGAGCGACATACTGGCGCAGGCATTCGAGCCCATGCTGAACGCCGGGTTTCTGACAAGAGCACAGTGGTGGGCAGAAGACAACGTGATTACAGTGATTGCGGTCGGCGCAATCATTATCACCTTTATTGTTTTAGTGTTGAAGTACTATTTCAACTAG